The nucleotide window cttcatagaaccatccagtttcatcctcttcagcattagtggctggggcacagacttggataattgtgatgttgaatggtttgccttgaaaatgaatggagcacccaagtactgcatttcagtctCTTTCATTGACtgtgaggactactccatttcttctgaggggttCTTCCTTCTTTATCGATGATTATTTTCTCCATCTAAAGTGctcattgtttttgttcagttgctaagtcatgtccagctcctttgtgaccccatggactgttgcccaccaggctcctctatccatgggatttcccagggaagaatactagaggggtcgccatttcctttgcaggggaatcttcccgacccagggattgagtgcaggacacctgcattgcaggccttTTGGAGTCCCAgcggattcttcactactgagccacctggaaagcctaaagTGCTCAttacagaaatttaaatattaaagaaaagtctTAGTAGACATTCTATGTAAAGCCAGTTTTTTTGTGACTGTAACTTATTgtacttattattttaaagatagaCAGTCCCATTATCCTTCTAAAATTTTCTCAAAGTGACCTTTATCTATAcagatttaaaagtatttatgtGTCTGAATAAATGGcaacttgctttttattttttttaatgacattttattgtatttattttttggttgtactgCACAGCTGgcgagatcttagttccacaaccagggatcaaaccagtagaagcatagattcttaaccactgagccaccagggaattctcacaACTTGCTGTTTAGGAAAATGTTTGGCCTACTCTATGCAGAGATTCtttattttcaccttttttaGTCAGAAGCTTTCAATGAAAATGGACACCccccacctttaaaaaaaaaaaaaaaggctgtggaAATGGTCCAGGTTTTAGGAGAGCAAAGAGACAGGACAACTATATGCAATACATGGGGGAAAACAGCTACAAGGTCACTAGTGGAACAATTAACAAAACTGGAATATGCTCTgtagattaaatgaaaatattgtgTCAATATAAAATTTCTTGAAATTGAGAACTATTTTGTAGGATATATTAATATAAGGAAGTATACGCTGAAGTATTTAGGAGTAAAAGGGTCTGATGTATGCCACCTACTCTCAAATGTTTCAGGATAAAAaagtagagagagaaaataagtgaaatgtGGCAGAATGTTAAAAGTTAAACCTGGTTCAGGAgtattttgaagttttcttcaAAGTGAAACACAGACCGAAATGTTAAACCTAAGATAAAAACttacagaagaaaacatagaaaaaactCACTGTGATCTTACATTAGACGCGAAGACTTCATAGTTGAGACACCGCAAAGCAGGACccataagaaaacaaatgataatCAGGCTTCATGTAAGCTAAAAATTTACACTCTTCCAAAGACAGTGTTAAAAGATAAGATAACatgctaaaagaaaatatttgcctgTCAGAAATCTAATAAAAGATGTGAAGTCAGACTATATAAAGAAATTATAGAATGGGCAAAAGTTTGAACAGATGCTTCAAAGAAGGTATGAGTAACAAataaccacatgaaaagatgaacgTCATtcatcattaggaaaatgaaaataaaacccataCTGATATCTCATCACTTTATCTCAAAGATGAATAGATCATCCCAGGTGCTGGTGAGGACGTGGAGAAACTGGAGTCTCATGTAATGCTGATAGAGTAAAACACTAATaccactttggaaaagtttggCGGTTGCCAGACTCCCCATCATAGCTGATCATGCTTTGTtgcttttacttattttcatGCCAGTCTGTCAGGTCCATTAAGGCAGGAGTTGTTGACTTTATTCCCTCTGTATCCTCAGCATCTAGCATAGGGCCCCACTATTTGAATGAATCATGATCTTGAGATTTAATGTAAACAAGGGATTATGATCCAGTTTCTCAGTTATTGTACCATCCAGAGCAATTGGTAACGTGTAACATTAAGAAAGTTTAAATTATCATAATTTATCCAGCAGGTATTTCATAGCCATCATCAATTTAAATTATGAAGATTTGTAGCAATGTGGAAAAACACTATAGATGATAAAACTGTATAGCGATTATAATTTCAGTTATAACAAGAGATGGTTGACTTACTGGTCATAAGGTTGTGAAGTTTCGATTATTTTTATTCTCAGATACAAGGTTGTGAAGGAAAGTGCTTCTCAAGCAGGCAGATGCATGTGTGTCCCTGGGAGGATTCTGTGAGGGGTGGGTCATGGAGAGCCACGGGACAAATTTGGTGTGCTTTCCTGGAGTAGAACATTTGTCAAattcttttaaggaaaatatttagtGTTATGAAATAGGATACAAAGTTCACATGAGGTACGATAAAGCATTAAATTTGGGAAGAATTCCACACATGTGCGTATCGGGAGAATTCATGCTCACTCGCTGATTGAAGGAGTTCTCTTGAGGTTTGAGAAGTCCATTTTTAATCTCTAAATAAGGTGATGCATGTGATACAGTAACAAGGTTCCTGAAGTTTGTCAAGTGCTGACATTGTTACATCTTACTGCCTGTAGGTTAGTCCTTGCCAGGTGGTTACTGTATCCTGGACTTGGAGCCCCTTTGCTTGTTATTTTGTACATTAGTAATGGAAAGCTGTTTAACTTTGTGCTTCCCTAGAAATGTATGGCTTGTAAGCTTTCTGGAAGAAGTATTTCTGCTTTAGACTTAGCAGTCCTAAACAGTTGCACAGTTAGAGTTTCACGTTTTCCCCTGTGTGTTGGTTTGCAGTCTGGCGCAATCATGACTGTCCTTGCCGCTGTCTGCACTAAGATCCCGGAAGGGAGACTCGCCATCATCTTCCTTCCAATGTTCACGTTCACAGCAGGGAATGTGAGTATTTTTATGACGTGAAGTGCTGGGGACAGGGTGACATTTTTACATTGACTGAATTCTTGCCCTTAAATTAGAAATGTCAATGCTGGAACAATCAAAGTTGTATCAGTTCTGTTCTCTTTTCTGGCTTTCAGGCCCTAAAAGCCATTATTGCCATGGATACAGCAGGAATGATCCTGGGATGGAAATTTTTTGATCATGCAGCACATCTTGGGGGAGCTCTCTTTGGAATGTAAGTGTGAGTATGACTGAGTGACATTTCTCTGGTCCTCTCCTTCCCTACCCCGGAGGAAGGCAGAGTAGAGTTAGGGCAGTTAGTTCAGGTATGGAAGCAGGGCAGGTAGGGTTGCGAGGGCAAGGAAATCGCAGTGTGGTTTGCTTTGGTCTTGAGCCGCTTCACATGTGCAGTGGGAATGGGAGTCTCTTGGCCCTTATCCTGCCTTGGTCATTTGTAGAGAGAGACCCTCTGTGCCTTTACGCTACCCTTAACCTCATATCACCCCAACTCATGACCTGTCACAGTTCCTAGTCCTTCTTGGATACTGTTCCCCAGCCCCCAGTCTGTGCTGTATTCCTTCCCCTACTCTCCAGCCACCTCTGCCcttgcccagcccccaccctgctgACCTCAGCAGTGCTGGGCAGACACCCTGAGTGGGTGGAACTGGTCCTCTGCCTGCGGTGAGTGTGCTGGTGCCCGCAGCCTGGATGGAGTAGAGACCAGATGTCATCAGTGAGGAGCATCTGTACCCAGATCCAAAGCCTTCCCGCCcttcacaccatagtggttacaGTTGTCTTGTAATCTTGTTACAAGATCTCCCACTTGTGGTTCAGGCCTAAAACATAGCAGTGCTGTAGCGACGCCACCATAGAACTTCAGACAGATGAGAGGCCCTTCAGCAGACTGTCTGTCTGGTGTGCTGGGTCCATGATGGCCCCTGTTTTCTTGCATAGATGTTACCTTTGGcctttatttgatttttactttatttcatgaCAATGGGAAAACttagtttttcttaattaaaaaaaaaaagaaaaatctattcttAGTGGAGCAGTTTTGCCCAGTAGGCGGTGGAACTAAATGCCATTATGccatttataattttcagtgatGATTAAAGAATAGCATGTGTGAGTTTGAGCTTTAACAGCAACACATTATAAATAGTAAGAACTGACCTGATATTACAgtatgagaaacagaaagagtGATGAAAGGGGTTCCGTTTTATGAACTCTAAATTTACCTGTATGCTTAAATGTGTACTTAAAGGAGCTTTTCctcagcagtttttttttttcctcagcagttttttattttttctcaactATAATTAGATGAcctttttctgttctgaaaacTGGATCAGGTGCATTTTTTAAAGTCCAGGAtctgaaaggcagaggaatcctttctttttgctgtttctAATTTCAGCTCTTTTCATTTACTCGATCTCAGTCATATCCAGAATTCATCTTTTCTGACATCTTTAATCTAgattaagaaatatttacaaaatggtACAGATTCTGTTAGTAACCTTCTGCACATTTCTTTGACTTTATGTCCCTGGAGCACATTTTATGATCTTCACCTTGTACTGCTGCAGTAATgatagctaatgtttattgaatatttactatgtgccTAAGCTAAGGTCTAATTTAATACTCTTAAAATCCTGTGAGATATTCCAGCTTGTAGAAAGGAAGCTGTTGAGAGATTGTCCACGGTCACACAGCGAGTCATTGCAGAGCTGGAGTTTCAGACTGAGCACTAGACTGTGATGCTGCTGCCAAGAAGAGGCAGAAGttagtttgaaatattttcctaattttaatttAACCAAATGACCAGTTACATTTGAACTTAGGAGTATAATCAAAACAATGTACCCATAAGATTaaagtgtttgactctttgcttgAAATAAGGTTAAAAAGATTTTAGAAGACACTTTATTAATGGAAAGTCCTGACAAGTGTTTTGTTTCttgtaagagttttataattgCATTTGAATCTTAGGTGgtcttctttctcttgttttaagtTTAGCCATCATTAATAGTAAATTCTAACTCTTGACATTTCTTACACTTGACATAATAAAAAAGAGTCCAGATTTAGAATCAGTCTGACCTGTGAGTGAGTCCTTGATTGACCACTTAGAAGCTGTTAGTGTTTGGGCAAATGACGTTCTTTCAGACTCGATTTCTTCATGTTTGTAAATGGGAAGAGTGATAGTATTTGACTTGCAGGGTTGTGGTGAATTAAAAGTAGTATGCGTGTGGTGCTTTCGGAGTAGTCACGTTGGGTTCCATTCTACTTCCATCTTTTATATAGTCTGTATATTAAAGGTAAGTCACTGATCTGTGTTAAATAATCAGCTGTTTTAATATGCTGGATAGTAGGTGACAGTGGCATTCGGTTTTTAAAATGTCAGCGTGGTATCATGGTGCTTGTTATTTGTATGTCACACTGTTTGAATGTCGGACCTGGTTTGTTCTTCTTCTCCCCAGATGGTATATTACTTACGGTCATGAACTCATTTGGAAGAACAGGGAGCCTCTAGTGAAAATTTGGCATGAAATGAGGACTAACAGCCCCAAAAAAGGAGGTGGCTCTAAGTAACTGGGGCTGGACAATACTGGCGCGTCCGGTCTGTGCTGCCTGAAGGCCCAGGAATGCAGCGGCCCTGGAGTGACCACATCTTTGCTCCTGCCTGGAAGATACTCAGCATCTAGCTTTCCCAGTATTTTAAATTGTCCCCAGAACATGTCTCATTAGAAAGTGAATTATGACAAAGTTGTGAAATAAAGATTTGTATCTCTGTAGTTTGTAAACAGAGGGTGTGTGTCTCCTTTGAAGAGCACTAGTGCTGGCCTGGACTCGCGCTGCTCGTTGTTGTGCTTAACACGCGCCTGAACCTGAAGAGTGCGCACACGGAAAGGCCAGAGGTGCTTGCTTTTTAATGTCGGCCTCCTAGCACCTCTGCGAAATCTTTACTCTTACTTACCTACCCCTTTCCTTGCTTGGTTGACAGGTAAAAATTAAGAACATCTTCTCTCTGGCATGGTCTGAAATAACAGCTgcaatgttttctaaatttttcccAAGAAAGGTAGGTAATACTTTGTGGCAGTGAGTGTCGTATACAAAAAGCTATTTTTAGGTTTTGCTTTCTAGGTTAAAATTATAGCTAAATTAAGAATTAGAAGGAACTATCTTGGATAAATTCAAACTTGAATCTGAGCCTAATTGCATCTTATATTGGAAAATGTACATTCTTTGAAGTGGAGCCTCTTACTGACATAGCAGACAGGGGTTGTTGTCGTAGCTTCACTGTAGTGGAACAGCTTCTCGTGATTGAGAATTATTTCTAGGAAATGCAATTTgagaatttaaaagtttttcttgaaAGGATTTATAGGGGAGTTTTGGGGTCTTTTGGTGATCTCAAAAGGTTATGCCAAATTTTGCACCTTGTGCTGTAGAGGGCCCGCCTTGTGTGGTGGCGGGCACAGAGCATTGGTTTTCATGACAGTGAGGGAGCGGTGCCCACCTCACATAATGTTAAGAGCTAAATGGCAGTATGTGCCCAACACCAAGGAATTGTTCAGCTATGGCGGTTCTTCATCTTCCCCACCAGCCCAGACTCTTCTCTACTGTGAAGTACTGGTCATTCTTACCAGGCAGGGGATTCTATTCTAAACTAATGTCACTTCAAGgcaaggtaattttttttaacctagccCTCATCTTGCCAGTAAGGTGCTAGGGTGGTCGTGTGTGGGAAccgcccaaggtcacactgctgtGCTTTGACATTTTCTGAATATGTAGCTGATACTAACAACCCTGTGACTTACAGATGAGGCAAGAAATGTTTTTCAGAGATGGGACGGGAGGCTGAGATCATATGGACCTTCCACATGGAGTCCAAAATGAGATTCACGTCTGTGGGCAGACCCGAAAAACAGGCAGTGAAGACATGTCTCCTCTTTCTGATTTGTGATTGTCTGAGAAGGAATGTTTAGAAGGTCAAGTATCTACCTATGCGAGGCCTTGGAGGTCAGCGTCCAGCTCCAGAAGCACAAGCCTAACTGTCCAAAGCTCTGGCAACTGCCCCTGCTCTCCTGTTTGCCCGCTGAGGTACCTTCCTTCCTCATCTTGGCTGCTTTGCTGGCACGTGATCACCCCAAGGCCGTGCTCGTGCTCCTCAGCCTGTGCCGCCTCCACTGCGCTCTGCAGTGTGGGGTCCCACACGTGCAGCCTCAGCTCGCTCTCCTCTCCACTTCTGTGGCTTCACTTACCTCCGTGAAGTTGTCTTCTGAGCTTGTCACTCTGTACCTGTGTCTGCTGCCTGTCAAACATAGTTCTAGGTCCTGGACCCCCACTGTGCAGGCATGTCAAATGTCACTCCTGGCTTAAGCCAGAAACCTGGGCCATTCTAGATCCCCTCTCTCACCTCTTGTTTCTAGAATCCAGGCCCTTCTCTCCACTCTCAGCACCTGTGCGTTAAGTCCCAGTCCCTTGTCCCTAACCTGACTGTAAAGACTGTTCTCCCGCTGCTCTCTAAAATGTGCTGTACTTCACCATATGGCCACAGAGTGCTGAAAACACTCTAGTCGTTTCCTGTTGTCGCCTGTAAAAAACTGCTTGTGAACCCCGTAGTGTGGCTACCAAGGCCCTCCGTGATCCAGCCCTGGCTGCCTGTGGCCGAACCCGTGGGCCTGGACCCTTGGGTTCCTGCCCAGTCCTGCTGCCCACCCTCACTGCGGGTGGTGAGGCGAGGCCAGGCCACTGGCCTTCTTTCCGCTGCTGGAAAGCTCTGTTTAACTGGTTTCCATGTCTTGTCACCCACTGCTCTGTAAACCTCCTGAAGGCATCCAGCATTATTCCAGGCACAAAGCAATAGTAAGTGCTCTTTTAACTGTTTAATGAATGAAGGAGTCAAAGCAAGAAGAGctgctctctttttttctcctgcagGACGGAGTGTTTTAGTCACGAGTCTCCCGAGTGGCTGACCCACGGCCGTGGGTGCATGGAGGTCACACAGAGCAGGTGGGTAATCTGAGCAGGTGTGTCGTCTCCCAGCATCTTCACAGAACGTGGGgctcctctgctgctgccttgGGTCGTGGCAGGGCCCAGGCAGCTGAGCTGCGGCCACTTCGGGCAGTTGTTGTGTCACGTCACTGTGCCCCCGAGCTAAGACCAGCCACGCAATGGTTTGGGAGAGGAGTCTCTCTTGACTGGCCAGGGCTATACTGCAGTTCCTCTGAGGTGCAGGCTGGATACCGTCCAGGTATATGCTTGAGATGGTGCACTGGGTAATTAATGTTGTATTGATAGTTACTAGTAACTGGTCTGCAGTGCACACTGAGGGCTTGTGTTAATTCAGGAAGGCTTGTGTTACCAGGGATTGTCTGATACCCTGTCATGCCTGAAACAGACTGACCTTTAGCCTGGAGGATTACCTTAGCTCTGCACAGGAGGGAGGGGAACTCTTATAGCATAGTAGCCAAAGATTTGTGGCAGCTTTATAAAGCTAAATCAAGCCTTTGGAGCCATGCTTTAAAATCAGGGATTTTAGACCTCAGGAAATGTCAGTTGAGGGCTAATGTCAATTCTCAGTGGAAGGCTGAATTGGTTGTCACAAATTTGGCATTATAAAGGCTGATTCAAACGCGTGTTCTCCGGGAAGTACAGCCCCAAGTCTTCTCTCTCCGCTACATCTCATCTTCTCGTGCTTCGCTACAGCCCCTCATCGCTACATCTCGTGCTTGCAGCCTCGTACGAATCTGGCAGCCAGTGGCCTGTGGGCGGGGCCCAGCGGACTGTTCACTCAGTACCCCCTAGGAATGGTTGCCATCCGGCCCCTGGCCTCTGCGAAGCCAGGTTCAATTTGTAGGATAGCACTTGGGGAACTTTGGATTAAATTAAGGAACATTCTTCAAGTTGGATACTTGTAAGTGCCTCCAGCCGGTTTCAGTTCCTCCAACCCCAGGCTCGCTTCTGCACCCCTCCAGAGCCGTGCGCACCGCGGAGCTGTGGCCCAGCCCTCGCTCCCTGGGTGGCGGTCCCAGGCCAGGGGGTGGAGCTGCGGCGGCGCGGGGAGGGCCGTGGGGGCGGGGCCGCAGCCGGGGGCGGCGCGGGCCGGGAGCGCGGGGAGCCGAGAGGCAGACGCCGGGCCGGCATGGCGTGGCCCTGCATCAGCCGCCTCTGCTGCCTGGCGCGGCGCTGGAACCAGCTGGACCGCTCCGACGTGGCCGTGCCGCTGACCCTGCACAGCTACTCGGACCTCGAGAGCGAGGAGCCAATCCCGGGCGGTGTTCCCTCGCGCAGAGGCCCATCTCCCGCAGGCTCCCGGGACCCTGGCCGGGATGTGCCTCTCACTCAGTACCAGCGGGACTTCGGCGTGTGGACGGCGCCCTCGGGGTCCAGAGATGCAACGCAGGGACGCGGACCGGGAGCAAGCAGCCGCAGGACCAAGCCCTCCGCAACCCCCGGCCGGGGGGTCTACGTGCTCCCCATCGGCGACGCGGATGCGGCTGCAGTGGCAACCACATCATACAGGTAGGCTGGGGGCAGGAGAGCGCATCGTACCCAGACCCAGTGGTCCCAGGAGACTGAATCGCGGAGCCAGGAGGACCAGGTGGGCAGGAGCGAGGAGGCGCCCAGATCCCCCATCCCACCCGACTTCGAGAGCTTCAGGCAGCCTGTGAGGTCACCCCTTTGATTCTCCGTTGATGCTCCCTGACCAGACTTGGAGTCAGAGAGGAAGCAAGCTCCCTGACGGTGAGCTCACTACCTCACTCTCTGGGGCAGTCCTGTCAGAAAGGCCTGCTTTCCTCCGAGTTAAAATCTTAATTTCTGCCAGAAGGGCCCAGCCATGGAAGGAGTGCTCGCAGGCCAGCTGCCAGTGCCCTCTGGGGGCATTGGTGGTGAGGACCAGATGCAGGGCTTCTGGGTGGTCCCCTCAAGATCCCACTGAGGGCAGCTGACTTGGCTCTCACTGACAGGCCTGTGCTCCTCTCCTGGATAAGTGAGGGCTTTCTCTCTCCTTACTCCAACAGTGAGACATAGTCACTGTAGAAAAACTGGAAATTACAGAAATTACAACATAAAAAATTAGTATCCCCAATCCTACCCCAAACTGGTAGTTCTAATCCTTAACATGCATTTGAGTTCATATCCATTTGTAATTCTTACATGGCTGGATTTGTAactacattttttatttcacGTATGTGGCTGTTGGTCCCTGTTACTAGACACACTTCTATAACATGAGTTTTAATGGATGTGTAGTGTTTTGTCTTATGGGTATATCAATACATTACCCATATATTGATATGTACCTCCAAATATTAACCCGTTCTTATGTCATTAAATATTTAGGGTGTTGCTAATTTGGGGCTATTAAAAACACTGTTCTTTGATCTAGTTACTGCACTTAGAGAAAATTTCCCTACATGTAACCTTGAATATGGGGCGGGAGTTAAGGAGTAATAAGGTACATGTCAACAGTGTACAGAAGATGGAAACAGTGTTGATGGAAATCAGTCCTACTGATGTAGGGGACTGGTTAATTATAGCTCTGCCATAGGAGGGACTAAAACAGATGTCAAAAAAGATGCAGAACAGTATGTCTGCTACTATCTGTGTTGTTAAAGGGGTTATTGATGTATACATATCTGCTGAAATAAGCGTAAAATGTCTCTGCATGGATATGTGAGAAAATCGTAACCtttagggaaaggaaggaaaaggagttGTAGACGCTGCCAGGAGTAAATGGAGACTAAGGGacttttcactctgctttttGAACCActgctttattttgggggtttcttttggccatgccacacagcttgcaggatcttagttccctgaccagggatcaaactcatgcccctgcagtggaggcgaggagtcctaactactggaccactagggaattccctgaatcactgcttaaaagaaaaagaaaatgtatatgtattacctttagcaaaaaaaatttagaggaaaaaataacttACAAGATCATCATTCTTATAGTTAAATCTTTGCTTATaccctaatttcttcaatatgAATTCATACCTGTCAAATTAAGGGCCAAAGGGTATGAACTTTCCCCTTCaactttattacttttaaaatcaacTGTTTTGAGGTATAATTTCCATCCAGTAAAATCAATCAGATGGATGACTTTTGTATACACCTGAACACATGATCAAGACACTAGAACATCCCATCTCCCTAGAGATTCCTTAATGGGCATGTGGGTTTTAAGGAACTCAGTGGGGAGTGGCTGTTGCAGGGTGGGTCTTGTGCTCAAGCCGAGCTATAGAGATGTGAGGGGCAGAGCGTTGAGCTGCAGCGCTGGTGCCCTAGCCAGGCAGCGGAAGGTGCTGACTGCTGCATGCCGGGGCCCTGATTGGAACCGGCTGGAGGGAGCTGAGTGGTGACAGGCCTGGAAGGCCAGACGTCCTGTGTGTGCCATGCCTTCATATGGCTGATGTTCCAGGTATAGAGCGGGGCAGGGCTTGCAGGGAGATAGCTTCGACTCTGGGAGGGACACACTTTCCAGTAATTAGAACTGATTGAGATGAGTAAGCTTGCATGGTGCTGCGCTCCTGCTCACTGGGAGTGTCCAAGCAAAGGCTGGACTTTCAGAAGCAGTCCCTTGCCTGTTAAATAGATGGCAGGTTTGAATGTCCTGCTGGGTCCTTCCAGTTCCTGTGATACTGAAGGTACTGCTTAGCATGTACCAGACCCCAGGCTTAGGACATCCCATAGATTATCTCCCCCCAGGACTTtacagtgtgtgtgcttagtcgctcagtcgtgttcgactcttgtaaccccatagactgtagcctgccaggcttctctgggattctccaggcaagaatactggagtgagctgccatttccttctccaggggatcttcccaacccaggaatcgaacccgggtctcttgcattgcaggcaaactctttaccaattgagctacgagggaagcccaagactttACAATAACCCcctgaaatcagttcagttcttgCTGTCCCCATTCTGTAGATGAGGCACTTGAGTGTCTGGCAAGAGGTCACGTAGAACAGAGTGGAGTTCAAGTGTTTCTTGCCCTAGATCAAATTTGTGCTCCAAACAGGCTGCCATCCCCTAAGATGCTGCCTCCTCTCAGTCAGGTAGCTGCTTGACCTATGTCTGACAGTGGTTGGGCAGAAGTTGGGACTCACTAGAGCTGTCCTTCCTGGTGTATAAACTTGGTGGGTCACCTGGTCCCTCTGatcctttcctcatctgtaaagcagaaatagtaagAGCTTGACTTGCCTGGGTCACCTGCCAGAGACACAGGACTGCTgctgaacctggctctcctgtcACCTTGCAAGCTGACTTCTGAGACCCTCTACCTCCCAGCTCTACTACTGGTATGAGCAACTCCATCCCACCTGCCTCCTTGCAAGATACATGTTACCTAAGAAAaccatttaaataaattcataaagCAAAGATAATGAACAGATCATGAGCGCCCAGATATCAAGGATACTCGTGGCTGCTCCTCTCCACCCCAGCCTCACCTGGCCCCTGGTCTCCAGATGAGAGCTCACCTGCATCACTCGCTTGCCTTCCCaccag belongs to Bubalus bubalis isolate 160015118507 breed Murrah chromosome 1, NDDB_SH_1, whole genome shotgun sequence and includes:
- the MAP6D1 gene encoding MAP6 domain-containing protein 1, translating into MAWPCISRLCCLARRWNQLDRSDVAVPLTLHSYSDLESEEPIPGGVPSRRGPSPAGSRDPGRDVPLTQYQRDFGVWTAPSGSRDATQGRGPGASSRRTKPSATPGRGVYVLPIGDADAAAVATTSYRQEFQAWTGVKPSRSTKVKPAKVITTHSSGWDGSPRAGFQAPEVRKKFAPNPSAIFQASAPRILNV